One window from the genome of Microbulbifer pacificus encodes:
- the rimO gene encoding 30S ribosomal protein S12 methylthiotransferase RimO codes for MSSADNTVAGATVVEPGKTGSGKVGFVSLGCPKATVDSERILTQLRMEGYEVVPSYEDADVVVVNTCGFIDSAKQESLDAIGEALHENGKVIVTGCMGVEEDTIRQAHPSVLSVTGPQQYEQVVNAVHEVVPPKADHDPFIDLVPPQGVKLTPRHYAYLKISEGCNHSCSFCIIPSMRGKLVSRPVGEVLGEAERLVNAGVQELLVISQDTSAYGVDLKYKLDFWDGRPVKTRMLELCEALSSMGVWVRLHYVYPYPNVDDVIPLMAEGKLLPYLDIPFQHASPKVLKAMKRPAFEDKTLARIKKWREICPELTIRSTFIVGFPGETEEDFQYLLDWLSEAQLDRVGCFKYSAVDGAPANELDGAVPEEVKQERWELFMAHQQQISAARLQQKIGRKIEVLIDEVDEEGAIGRSWADAPEIDGMVYLNGETNLAPGDKVWAEVTHADEYDLWAELL; via the coding sequence ATGAGTAGTGCAGACAATACAGTGGCTGGTGCGACCGTAGTGGAGCCGGGAAAAACCGGATCTGGCAAGGTGGGGTTCGTTTCCCTCGGCTGCCCCAAGGCGACGGTGGATTCCGAGCGCATCCTCACCCAGCTGCGCATGGAGGGTTACGAAGTTGTTCCCTCCTATGAAGACGCCGATGTGGTGGTGGTAAACACCTGTGGGTTTATCGACAGCGCCAAACAGGAATCCCTGGATGCCATCGGCGAGGCCCTGCACGAAAACGGCAAGGTGATCGTTACCGGTTGCATGGGCGTGGAGGAAGACACCATTCGCCAGGCGCACCCGAGCGTGCTGTCGGTCACCGGTCCGCAGCAGTATGAACAGGTAGTCAATGCGGTGCACGAAGTGGTGCCGCCCAAAGCCGACCACGACCCGTTTATCGACCTGGTGCCGCCGCAGGGCGTCAAGCTGACCCCGCGTCACTACGCCTACCTGAAAATTTCCGAGGGCTGCAACCACTCCTGCTCCTTCTGCATCATCCCCAGCATGCGCGGCAAACTGGTGAGCCGCCCGGTGGGCGAGGTACTGGGCGAGGCCGAGCGCCTGGTCAACGCCGGTGTGCAGGAGTTGCTGGTGATTTCCCAGGACACCAGCGCCTACGGCGTAGACCTGAAATACAAGCTGGATTTCTGGGACGGCCGCCCGGTGAAGACCCGCATGCTGGAGCTGTGCGAGGCCCTGTCCTCCATGGGTGTGTGGGTGCGCCTGCACTATGTGTATCCGTACCCCAATGTGGACGATGTGATCCCGCTGATGGCCGAGGGCAAACTGCTGCCGTACCTGGATATCCCGTTCCAGCACGCCAGCCCGAAAGTGCTGAAGGCCATGAAACGCCCGGCATTCGAAGACAAGACCCTGGCGCGCATCAAGAAGTGGCGCGAGATCTGCCCGGAGCTGACCATCCGCTCCACGTTCATCGTTGGCTTCCCCGGCGAGACCGAAGAGGATTTCCAGTACCTGCTGGACTGGCTCTCCGAGGCACAACTGGACCGCGTGGGCTGCTTCAAATACTCCGCCGTAGACGGCGCGCCGGCCAACGAACTGGACGGTGCGGTGCCGGAAGAGGTGAAACAGGAGCGCTGGGAGCTCTTTATGGCCCACCAGCAGCAGATCAGTGCTGCGCGCCTGCAGCAGAAGATCGGTCGCAAGATTGAAGTGTTGATCGACGAAGTGGACGAGGAGGGCGCCATCGGCCGCTCCTGGGCCGACGCGCCGGAAATCGACGGCATGGTGTACCTGAACGGTGAAACCAATCTCGCCCCCGGCGACAAGGTGTGGGCGGAAGTCACCCACGCGGACGAATACGATCTGTGGGCGGAGCTGTTGTAA
- a CDS encoding DUF2239 family protein — protein MANTQNSPHTSAHSVSAFSGHQRIAQGHISRVALQLKRTLSQSALDSVMIFDDENSYPVEVDFSGSETEILARLPALPGGSVEGDRAGGTNRDTGDSEGQTATELSQLLGLNEQQQKWLDARLQSPADTIKSLIDTAIRANSEAVTSVASLRSSALQGAVGGRTSQHAREAIQRSIVALGKSLPGYTDALAALQHGDGRGFLHIIEQWPRGLASHLKKLARDAFSGSFTVK, from the coding sequence ATGGCAAACACCCAAAACTCTCCCCATACCAGCGCACACAGCGTGAGCGCCTTCAGTGGCCACCAGCGTATTGCCCAGGGGCATATCAGCCGTGTCGCTCTGCAACTGAAACGTACACTGAGTCAGTCGGCACTGGACTCTGTCATGATCTTCGACGACGAGAACAGCTATCCGGTGGAAGTCGATTTCAGTGGCAGCGAAACAGAAATACTCGCGCGTCTGCCTGCCCTGCCGGGAGGTAGTGTGGAGGGAGACCGTGCCGGCGGTACGAACCGCGATACCGGCGATAGCGAGGGTCAAACCGCAACTGAGCTGAGCCAGCTGCTGGGACTGAACGAGCAGCAACAGAAATGGCTCGACGCCCGCCTGCAAAGCCCTGCCGATACGATCAAAAGCCTGATTGATACGGCGATAAGAGCAAACAGCGAAGCCGTGACCAGCGTGGCGTCACTACGGTCGTCTGCGCTTCAGGGAGCCGTGGGAGGGAGGACGTCACAACACGCACGCGAAGCGATACAGCGCTCGATTGTCGCCCTCGGAAAATCTCTACCGGGCTACACCGACGCGCTCGCCGCGCTGCAACATGGCGATGGGAGGGGCTTCCTTCACATCATTGAACAGTGGCCGCGCGGGCTGGCCTCCCACCTGAAGAAATTGGCCAGAGACGCTTTCTCTGGCTCGTTCACCGTCAAGTGA
- a CDS encoding SphA family protein, which yields MVNYLRGILILISFTTHYPCQATEGGLGRAVTGAQGTFYAGLVPPDPGFSAQLSYLGFNGEIRGKREVPIAGDLAVGLDTSLDIVSLTGSYIWDTDSTTWNFASMITVPYISLDARTTLEIGPFTGVNRDHTRDLFDIYFAPVIAGLHLSEVNHVSLSVYIYAPTGDYTLGRLANPGLNTWTVSPTVGYTQLMQGGSLEWSTLTAVDFYTENEDTKIQNGAVLRLDSILVKRCANGLGYGVAGGWINQLENDEGPLVDRLDGFRGRALALGPLITYSRKMQSQQQVTVSARWMKELNVRRRLEGDPLLLTFSVTF from the coding sequence ATGGTCAACTATCTTCGCGGAATTCTCATCCTAATTTCCTTTACTACGCACTACCCTTGTCAGGCTACTGAAGGTGGCTTAGGCAGAGCCGTCACCGGCGCCCAGGGCACATTTTATGCGGGCTTGGTACCTCCAGACCCGGGGTTCAGCGCACAGCTCAGCTATCTGGGTTTTAACGGCGAAATCCGGGGAAAGCGCGAAGTCCCGATTGCCGGTGATTTGGCAGTCGGCCTCGATACATCTCTGGATATCGTGTCACTCACCGGCAGTTATATCTGGGACACAGATTCCACAACGTGGAATTTCGCGTCAATGATTACGGTTCCCTACATCTCACTCGATGCGCGTACGACGTTGGAGATAGGTCCATTCACAGGTGTGAACCGAGACCATACCAGAGACCTTTTCGATATTTACTTTGCCCCCGTCATCGCAGGGCTACACCTCAGTGAGGTCAACCACGTCTCTCTTTCGGTCTACATCTACGCTCCTACGGGTGATTACACGCTAGGGCGGCTGGCCAATCCAGGGTTAAACACCTGGACCGTTTCGCCGACAGTGGGCTATACGCAGTTGATGCAAGGCGGATCATTGGAGTGGAGCACGCTTACCGCCGTAGATTTCTATACCGAAAATGAAGACACCAAGATCCAAAATGGCGCTGTGTTACGTTTGGATTCGATTCTGGTTAAACGCTGCGCCAACGGACTTGGCTACGGTGTAGCTGGGGGGTGGATCAACCAGCTCGAGAATGATGAGGGTCCACTGGTGGATCGCCTGGATGGTTTTCGAGGGCGAGCACTCGCTCTTGGACCTTTAATTACCTATAGCAGGAAGATGCAGAGTCAACAGCAGGTAACAGTGTCGGCGCGCTGGATGAAAGAATTAAATGTGCGGCGGCGGCTGGAAGGTGATCCACTTCTTTTGACATTTAGCGTGACATTTTAG
- a CDS encoding class I SAM-dependent rRNA methyltransferase — protein MAPRLNHRSPAVQQLILNPRAERRLKMGHLWIYSNEVDTKRSPLKGLEPGEQCEILDSNGKGLGYALVNPNQLICGRLVSRKDPFNGKQLLRRLESALALRERYFPHPSYRMVYGDSDGLPGLVVDRFGDYLVVQISSWGMERMLGDIVDALITLVKPKGVLLRNDHQGRKVEELPEVCEVAHGEVPQMVPFEENGVSLLAPVYLGQKTGWFYDHRDNRARLNQWVKGLNVLDLFSYVGGWGVQALAHGAKQVTCVDASGQALDWCEENAALNNRKDDLVTIQGKAIDAMKELINEGQRFDAIVLDPPAFIKRRKDQKSGEAAYRHINELALRLLEKNGLLVSASCSMHLESDTLLEILRGAGRHLDKNISIIGSGGQGADHPVHPSIPETRYLKAHFVHLAAGGNV, from the coding sequence ATGGCGCCCCGCCTCAACCACCGGAGCCCTGCCGTGCAACAGCTGATTCTCAACCCCCGCGCCGAACGACGACTCAAGATGGGTCACCTGTGGATCTACAGCAACGAGGTCGATACCAAGCGCAGTCCACTGAAGGGCCTGGAGCCCGGTGAGCAGTGTGAGATTCTCGACAGCAACGGCAAGGGCCTGGGCTACGCGCTGGTGAACCCGAACCAGCTTATCTGCGGCCGTCTGGTGTCGCGCAAAGATCCGTTCAACGGCAAACAGCTGCTGCGGCGCCTGGAGAGCGCGCTGGCGCTCCGCGAGCGCTACTTTCCTCACCCGAGCTACCGTATGGTATATGGTGACTCCGATGGTCTTCCCGGTCTGGTGGTGGACCGCTTCGGCGATTATCTGGTGGTACAAATCAGCAGTTGGGGTATGGAGCGCATGCTCGGGGATATCGTCGACGCGCTGATCACCCTGGTAAAACCCAAAGGCGTACTGCTGCGCAACGACCACCAGGGCCGCAAGGTGGAGGAGCTGCCGGAGGTATGTGAGGTGGCCCATGGTGAGGTACCGCAGATGGTGCCCTTCGAAGAGAACGGCGTATCCCTGCTGGCACCGGTATACCTCGGCCAGAAAACCGGCTGGTTCTACGATCACCGCGACAACCGGGCACGCCTGAACCAGTGGGTGAAGGGGCTGAATGTGCTCGATCTGTTCTCCTATGTGGGCGGTTGGGGTGTGCAAGCGCTCGCTCACGGCGCGAAGCAGGTGACCTGTGTGGATGCCTCCGGCCAGGCACTGGACTGGTGCGAGGAGAATGCAGCGCTCAACAACCGCAAGGATGACCTGGTGACCATTCAGGGCAAGGCGATCGACGCCATGAAGGAGCTGATCAACGAGGGCCAGCGCTTCGACGCCATCGTGCTCGATCCACCGGCGTTCATCAAACGCCGCAAGGACCAGAAGTCCGGTGAGGCCGCCTACCGCCATATCAACGAATTGGCACTGCGCCTGCTCGAGAAGAATGGGTTGTTAGTGAGCGCTTCCTGCTCCATGCACCTGGAGTCCGATACGCTGCTGGAAATCCTGCGCGGTGCCGGCCGCCACCTGGATAAAAACATCAGTATCATCGGCAGCGGCGGTCAGGGCGCCGACCACCCGGTTCACCCGTCCATTCCGGAAACCCGCTATCTCAAAGCGCATTTCGTACACCTGGCGGCGGGCGGCAACGTTTAG
- a CDS encoding GNAT family N-acetyltransferase, producing MLRPLQQSDVERLSQLWLHLACSSHPSLPVKFWMAQARILRRELSAKCRGRGVGSDGTSHWVYTRPGSDVAEGLITISNNRRVETIFVSPGEQGHGVGSALMEQAKFGRVQLEACVLEENLRGRYFLQQHGFAETARKHNKAANQDEIYMNCRVA from the coding sequence ATGTTAAGACCGCTTCAACAATCCGATGTAGAGCGCCTGTCACAACTGTGGTTGCATCTTGCCTGTAGTAGTCACCCAAGCTTGCCGGTGAAGTTCTGGATGGCCCAGGCCCGCATTCTACGGCGAGAACTATCCGCGAAGTGTCGCGGTCGCGGGGTCGGTTCGGATGGAACCAGCCATTGGGTCTATACCCGCCCCGGTAGCGATGTGGCCGAGGGTCTGATTACCATCAGCAACAACAGACGGGTGGAGACTATTTTTGTATCTCCCGGTGAACAGGGCCACGGTGTAGGCAGTGCGCTGATGGAACAGGCCAAGTTCGGTCGCGTCCAGCTGGAAGCTTGTGTTCTGGAAGAGAACTTGCGTGGCCGCTACTTTCTGCAACAGCACGGCTTTGCGGAAACCGCGCGGAAGCACAACAAGGCCGCCAATCAGGATGAAATTTATATGAATTGTCGCGTGGCCTGA
- a CDS encoding DUF1254 domain-containing protein, producing the protein MKNFLVYCSISLSILFSPLSNAADDVGPEEAREIARDIYIYAYPLVLMNVSKDVATNVEKPSFPNAPINQIAHARSFPDASMDIIASPNADTLYSSMTFDVSKEPLVVIVPDSGGRYYLLPFLDQWTDVFTVPGKRTTGTAAQTFAIVGPGWQGKLPSGITRYDSPTAHGWMGGRVQTNGPSDYEAVYKFQKGLKAVPLSAYGKPYVAPKGPVNPNQDMRPPVDQVESMKPAQFFSTFVKLLEDNPPHASDYPILDRMKRLGMEPGKTFRMENQTALTRDALEAAANEALPKIKHAWKDSGVSKNGWNMNLSGMGNYGTDYLRRAAVAYGGLGANVPSDAVYPTAFSDENGNPLNSDNNYTVHFSKDQIPPANAFWSMTMYNDRQLFTDNPINRYAIGDRDKLIFNSDGSLDIYIQRKSPGPDKEPNWLPSPAEGNFSLMLRLYSPAMEVIDGSWAPPPVKNTSAGSK; encoded by the coding sequence GTGAAAAATTTCTTGGTTTACTGCTCTATCAGTTTGAGCATTCTGTTCTCGCCGCTGAGTAACGCTGCCGACGATGTGGGCCCTGAGGAAGCGAGGGAAATAGCGAGAGATATCTATATTTACGCTTATCCTTTGGTTCTTATGAACGTGAGTAAAGATGTGGCCACCAATGTGGAGAAGCCGTCGTTTCCCAATGCGCCGATAAATCAGATCGCACACGCACGCAGCTTTCCCGATGCCAGCATGGATATTATCGCCAGCCCGAATGCTGACACTCTCTACAGCTCCATGACGTTCGATGTCAGCAAAGAACCGCTGGTTGTTATCGTTCCGGACTCTGGCGGTCGCTACTATCTGTTGCCCTTCCTCGACCAGTGGACTGATGTATTTACCGTACCAGGAAAGCGCACAACAGGCACCGCAGCACAAACCTTTGCCATTGTCGGTCCGGGGTGGCAGGGTAAATTGCCCTCAGGAATCACTCGTTATGACAGCCCTACGGCGCACGGTTGGATGGGCGGTCGAGTACAGACCAATGGGCCCTCAGACTACGAAGCCGTATACAAATTTCAGAAGGGCCTGAAGGCGGTTCCTCTCAGCGCCTATGGAAAACCCTACGTCGCCCCTAAGGGTCCGGTAAATCCAAATCAGGATATGCGCCCACCGGTGGATCAGGTGGAGAGCATGAAACCTGCTCAGTTTTTCTCTACCTTCGTGAAACTTCTGGAAGACAACCCGCCCCATGCGTCCGACTATCCGATACTCGACCGGATGAAACGTCTAGGTATGGAGCCAGGAAAAACGTTTCGCATGGAAAACCAGACAGCTCTCACCCGAGATGCTCTGGAGGCTGCAGCCAATGAGGCGTTACCCAAAATCAAACACGCATGGAAAGATTCCGGAGTATCAAAAAACGGCTGGAATATGAACCTTTCTGGAATGGGGAACTACGGCACCGATTATCTACGGCGGGCAGCGGTAGCCTACGGTGGGCTGGGCGCCAATGTGCCATCGGACGCAGTGTATCCGACGGCTTTTTCTGACGAAAATGGCAACCCGTTAAACAGTGACAATAACTATACCGTGCATTTTTCCAAAGATCAGATTCCTCCGGCGAACGCTTTCTGGTCCATGACCATGTACAACGATCGCCAACTTTTTACGGACAACCCCATCAACAGGTACGCAATCGGTGATAGAGATAAATTGATATTCAATTCCGATGGCTCTCTTGATATTTATATACAGCGAAAATCTCCCGGTCCAGATAAAGAACCCAACTGGTTGCCCTCTCCCGCGGAAGGCAATTTTTCTTTGATGCTGCGGTTGTACTCGCCCGCTATGGAAGTGATAGATGGATCCTGGGCCCCACCACCGGTAAAAAACACCAGCGCCGGTAGTAAATAG
- the ycaC gene encoding isochorismate family cysteine hydrolase YcaC, which produces MSKPYVRLDKNDAAVLLVDHQSGLLSLVRDIDPDKFKNNVLALADLAKYFNLPTILTTSFEDGPNGPLVPELKEIFPDAPYIARPGQINAWDNEDFVKAVKATGKKQLIVAGVVTEVCVAFPTLSALAEDFDVFVVTDASGTFNPLTRDAAWDRMSAAGAQLMTWFGVACELHRDWRNDIEGLGNLFSNHIPDYRNLITGYSTLKGK; this is translated from the coding sequence ATGAGCAAACCCTACGTACGTCTCGACAAAAATGACGCTGCTGTACTGTTGGTCGATCACCAGTCCGGTCTACTGTCGCTGGTACGGGATATTGATCCCGACAAATTCAAAAACAATGTTCTCGCGCTGGCGGATCTGGCCAAGTACTTCAACCTTCCAACTATTCTTACCACCAGTTTTGAAGATGGCCCAAACGGTCCCTTGGTCCCGGAACTGAAAGAGATATTCCCAGATGCACCGTACATAGCACGCCCAGGACAAATCAATGCCTGGGACAATGAAGACTTTGTTAAAGCGGTAAAAGCCACCGGGAAAAAACAGTTGATCGTTGCCGGAGTTGTGACGGAAGTCTGCGTTGCATTCCCAACCTTGTCTGCATTGGCTGAAGACTTCGATGTATTTGTAGTAACAGATGCTTCCGGAACCTTCAATCCGCTTACCCGTGACGCTGCTTGGGATCGTATGTCCGCCGCCGGTGCTCAGCTAATGACGTGGTTTGGTGTTGCCTGTGAGCTCCACCGTGATTGGCGCAATGACATCGAGGGACTGGGTAACCTGTTCTCCAATCATATTCCGGACTATCGAAATCTGATTACCGGATACAGCACTTTGAAGGGAAAATAA
- a CDS encoding low temperature requirement protein A → MISILSSNLFREKGGGREHKVEFVELFFDLVFVYAITQTAHLLIEHPTFIGTYSFFLMLLSVWWVWVFTSWVTNWLDPQKTSVKLLLFTLMFAGMLMAIAIPHALTDYALLFVATYVFMQLGRTLFMCFVCLKSRPALHSTFVRMAIWFGVSAFIWVVGAVSDPESRLAWWTVAILMEYLSAVTSFYVPFMGRSRSSEWNISGEHMAERCGLLIIIALGESLLVSGNTFAQLHWDVGTFSAFVSAFLATLAMWWIYFNLAAEHASKNVGKSANSGAIGRLVYTYVHFPIIAGIVVFAAADEFFMAHPLGHTPAKVVWATLGGAGLYLLGNILFKWFVFRSHPKSHYVGLLMMFLLIPASLVLPPVGVALSTAMVLVLVAIWETIVVSKGVNRQSAET, encoded by the coding sequence ATGATCTCGATACTGTCCTCAAATCTATTCCGTGAAAAGGGTGGGGGAAGGGAGCACAAGGTAGAATTTGTCGAACTGTTTTTTGACCTGGTGTTTGTATATGCAATCACACAAACCGCACACCTTCTGATTGAGCATCCTACCTTCATCGGAACATACAGTTTCTTTTTGATGCTGCTTTCGGTTTGGTGGGTATGGGTATTTACATCCTGGGTAACCAACTGGCTTGATCCACAGAAAACTTCGGTCAAGTTGCTTTTATTTACGCTAATGTTCGCCGGGATGCTGATGGCCATCGCTATCCCTCACGCACTGACGGATTATGCGCTACTGTTTGTCGCCACATACGTATTCATGCAACTGGGAAGAACCCTGTTTATGTGTTTCGTCTGCCTGAAAAGCAGGCCGGCTTTACACTCGACATTTGTGCGCATGGCAATATGGTTCGGAGTGTCGGCTTTTATATGGGTGGTCGGCGCGGTGAGCGACCCAGAGAGCAGGTTGGCATGGTGGACGGTAGCGATTCTAATGGAATACCTGTCAGCGGTGACATCATTCTATGTGCCGTTCATGGGACGATCGCGCAGCAGTGAGTGGAATATTTCCGGTGAGCACATGGCGGAACGCTGTGGCCTGTTAATCATCATTGCGTTAGGAGAGTCACTGTTAGTCAGCGGCAATACCTTCGCGCAACTGCACTGGGATGTCGGCACCTTCAGTGCCTTTGTTAGCGCTTTTCTGGCAACACTGGCGATGTGGTGGATTTACTTTAACCTGGCAGCAGAGCATGCCAGCAAAAACGTTGGGAAATCGGCTAATTCTGGTGCCATAGGGCGCCTAGTTTACACCTACGTGCACTTCCCGATTATCGCAGGAATCGTGGTTTTTGCGGCCGCGGATGAGTTCTTTATGGCCCACCCGCTGGGGCACACGCCGGCAAAAGTAGTTTGGGCCACCTTAGGCGGGGCAGGTCTTTATCTGCTGGGTAACATATTGTTCAAGTGGTTTGTATTCCGCAGCCATCCCAAGTCTCATTATGTTGGCTTGTTAATGATGTTTTTGTTGATTCCTGCGAGCTTGGTATTGCCACCGGTTGGCGTCGCTCTATCTACCGCCATGGTTCTCGTACTGGTGGCCATTTGGGAAACTATTGTGGTATCGAAAGGAGTGAATCGGCAATCGGCCGAAACTTAG
- a CDS encoding LysR family transcriptional regulator — MQDLNDLYYFVQAVEHGGFAPAGRALGIPKSKLSRRIAALEERLGVRLLQRSARHCSVTDIGQTYYQHCKAMLIEANAAQEAIDSVQAEPAGVIRMTCPIALLNAHIGDMLAGFLARYPRITVHLEATNRRVDLLSEGIDVAIRVRPPPLEDSDLVLRVLSDRGLCLVASPTLLKKFGCPRVPADLEGWPSLAIGGAPQTGYSWTLRGEGDSQSTIFHTPRYVTTDMIALRQAAIAGVGLVQLPILVVEEQLRSGSLVRLLPDWSLHRDIIHVVFPSRRGLLPSVRALIDALVEFYESFEED; from the coding sequence ATGCAAGACCTGAACGATCTCTACTACTTTGTGCAAGCCGTGGAACACGGGGGCTTTGCCCCGGCGGGACGCGCTTTGGGAATTCCAAAGTCGAAACTCAGCAGGCGTATAGCCGCATTGGAAGAGCGTCTAGGCGTACGCCTGCTGCAGCGCAGCGCTCGTCACTGTTCGGTTACCGACATTGGGCAGACCTACTATCAGCACTGCAAAGCTATGCTGATTGAAGCCAATGCCGCACAGGAGGCAATAGATTCCGTCCAGGCGGAGCCCGCGGGGGTTATAAGGATGACTTGCCCGATCGCGCTTCTGAATGCGCATATTGGAGATATGCTCGCGGGATTTCTCGCGCGCTACCCACGCATAACAGTTCATCTTGAAGCAACCAATAGGCGGGTAGATCTGTTAAGTGAGGGTATTGACGTTGCAATTCGTGTCCGCCCGCCCCCCCTAGAAGACAGTGATCTCGTATTGCGTGTACTGTCTGATAGAGGGCTTTGTCTCGTTGCCAGCCCGACGCTATTGAAAAAATTTGGATGTCCGCGAGTTCCCGCGGATCTTGAGGGCTGGCCAAGTCTGGCCATCGGGGGTGCCCCGCAGACGGGGTACAGTTGGACCCTTCGCGGGGAGGGCGATTCTCAATCCACGATATTCCACACGCCGCGCTACGTAACCACCGACATGATTGCGCTGCGCCAAGCGGCTATAGCCGGAGTTGGGTTGGTTCAGCTACCTATTCTTGTGGTGGAAGAGCAGTTACGAAGTGGCTCGCTGGTGCGATTACTGCCAGATTGGTCGCTACACCGAGATATCATCCATGTAGTATTTCCGTCGAGAAGGGGGCTATTACCTTCCGTGCGTGCGCTGATAGATGCCCTGGTTGAGTTTTATGAGTCTTTCGAGGAAGACTAA
- a CDS encoding pirin family protein, giving the protein MKKVLGVYGAPRQHWVGNGFPVRSLFSYHSHAEQMSPFLLLDYAGPTDFQPSKKPRGVGQHPHRGFETVTIVYQGEVAHRDSTGKGGVIGPGDVQWMTAGAGILHEEFHSSEFSASGGTLEMVQLWVNLPSKYKMTPPGYQAIEKREIPEVPLPQGAGYVRVIAGELAEKTGPAHTFTPMQVWDLKLLCGRCTEFTLPTGWSTSLIVLEGKINVNGTADVGAAEMAVLARTGESVTLSASVDTKALLLAGEPIDEPIVAQGPFVMNSREQIYQAITDFQMGHFGQM; this is encoded by the coding sequence GTGAAAAAAGTTCTGGGAGTTTACGGCGCACCCCGACAACACTGGGTTGGGAATGGGTTTCCCGTGCGTTCGCTATTTTCCTATCACTCGCATGCCGAGCAGATGAGCCCGTTCTTGTTACTAGACTACGCCGGGCCCACTGACTTCCAGCCCAGCAAGAAGCCCCGTGGCGTTGGGCAACATCCCCACCGGGGCTTTGAGACCGTAACTATCGTATACCAAGGCGAAGTGGCGCACCGGGACTCCACCGGCAAAGGCGGTGTAATCGGCCCCGGCGATGTGCAGTGGATGACTGCCGGCGCCGGCATTCTGCACGAGGAATTTCACTCCTCCGAATTTTCAGCCAGCGGTGGGACCCTGGAGATGGTACAGCTGTGGGTGAACCTACCATCCAAATACAAAATGACGCCGCCTGGATACCAGGCTATTGAAAAGCGCGAGATCCCGGAGGTCCCTCTACCGCAGGGGGCGGGATACGTCCGGGTAATCGCAGGGGAGCTAGCTGAAAAAACCGGTCCGGCCCACACCTTCACGCCAATGCAGGTGTGGGATCTCAAGCTGCTGTGTGGTCGATGTACCGAGTTCACCTTGCCAACGGGTTGGTCAACGTCGTTGATTGTGCTGGAGGGGAAAATCAACGTGAATGGCACAGCTGACGTTGGCGCTGCGGAAATGGCAGTACTGGCTAGAACCGGTGAAAGCGTTACTTTGAGTGCCAGTGTAGATACAAAAGCGCTTCTGCTGGCCGGTGAACCAATTGATGAGCCCATCGTTGCACAAGGGCCATTCGTGATGAATAGCCGAGAGCAGATTTATCAGGCGATTACCGATTTCCAGATGGGACACTTTGGTCAAATGTGA
- a CDS encoding pirin family protein, with product MSNMATHTEQECRFEQGCGALSLIIHPNDKDLGGFTVRRCLPNTACRSVGPWIFFDHMGPAEFSPGNGIDVRPHPHINIATVSYLFDGEILHRDSLGSEQVIRPGDINLMVAGKGIVHSERERPEVHDSQHRVHGLQLWLSLPESEAEMEPEFHHYPAEQIPHVDVNGAKARVIMGSAFGVISPVKTFAETLYVEMHLQPGQQVTLPMAQERAVYVVSGSLCARDIVIPMHAMGIFNDDSGVVIEATSESRIVIIGGANLGERKIVWNFVAQKEERINSAVEKWKMGLFPKVPGDTEEFIPFPG from the coding sequence ATGAGTAATATGGCAACGCATACCGAACAGGAATGCAGGTTTGAACAGGGGTGTGGTGCACTGAGTCTCATAATTCACCCAAACGACAAAGACCTGGGTGGTTTTACGGTACGCCGCTGCCTTCCGAATACTGCGTGCCGTTCTGTTGGTCCATGGATTTTTTTCGATCATATGGGACCTGCAGAATTTTCTCCCGGAAATGGAATTGATGTTCGGCCACATCCTCACATCAACATTGCAACGGTATCCTATCTATTTGATGGAGAAATTTTGCATCGTGATTCACTCGGTAGTGAACAAGTGATTCGCCCGGGAGACATTAACTTAATGGTTGCAGGAAAAGGGATTGTGCATTCCGAGCGAGAGCGACCAGAAGTGCACGATTCCCAACACCGGGTACATGGCCTGCAGCTATGGCTTTCATTGCCTGAGTCCGAAGCGGAAATGGAGCCTGAGTTTCACCATTACCCCGCTGAGCAGATACCACATGTCGACGTTAATGGAGCCAAAGCCAGGGTCATCATGGGATCTGCTTTCGGTGTGATATCACCGGTAAAAACGTTTGCTGAAACTCTTTATGTCGAGATGCATTTGCAGCCTGGTCAGCAGGTGACGCTACCTATGGCGCAAGAACGTGCGGTTTACGTAGTCAGCGGCAGTTTGTGCGCCCGCGATATCGTAATCCCAATGCACGCAATGGGTATATTCAACGATGATAGCGGTGTTGTAATTGAGGCTACATCCGAAAGTCGAATTGTCATTATTGGCGGCGCCAATCTCGGCGAGCGTAAAATCGTGTGGAACTTTGTGGCTCAAAAGGAGGAGCGTATCAATTCCGCCGTTGAAAAATGGAAAATGGGACTTTTTCCGAAAGTACCCGGAGACACTGAAGAGTTTATTCCGTTTCCCGGATAG